One Streptococcus sp. zg-86 DNA window includes the following coding sequences:
- a CDS encoding hydroxymethylglutaryl-CoA synthase has product MNIGIDKIGFAAPSYVLDLADLALARQIDPNKFKVGLLQSEMAVAPITQDIVTLGAQAAAAILTDEDKAAIDMVIVGTESSIDQSKAAAVFLHQLLDIQPFARSIEIKEACYGATAGLSLAKSHIAQFPHSKVLIIASDIAKYGIASGGEPTQGAGAVAMLVTADPSIMILNNDNVCQTRDIMDFWRPNYDKYPRVDGKFSTEQYTDCLTTTFDYYVEKTGKSLADFAAMCLHIPFSKQGLKGLQAICHQDEETLNRLTERFHEAIVYNKVVGNIYTGSIFLSLLSLLENSQSLKTGDAILFYSYGSGAVCEIFSGTLVEGYRNQLLTDRLDQLNARKRLDVTEYEAIFFEEIKLDEAGNAIDLPLDDTPFALQNIEQHKRIYRKN; this is encoded by the coding sequence ATGAATATTGGTATTGATAAAATCGGTTTTGCGGCGCCTAGCTATGTCCTTGATTTAGCTGATTTAGCGCTTGCGCGACAAATTGATCCTAATAAATTTAAAGTCGGATTATTACAAAGTGAAATGGCCGTAGCGCCTATTACCCAAGACATCGTAACTCTAGGAGCACAAGCTGCTGCTGCTATCTTGACAGACGAAGATAAGGCAGCTATTGACATGGTTATTGTCGGTACAGAATCCAGCATTGACCAAAGTAAGGCTGCTGCTGTCTTTCTTCATCAACTCCTAGATATTCAACCCTTTGCTCGTTCTATCGAAATCAAGGAGGCTTGCTACGGAGCAACTGCAGGGCTTAGCCTAGCAAAAAGTCACATTGCCCAATTTCCCCACTCGAAAGTTTTGATCATCGCAAGTGATATTGCCAAATATGGCATTGCTTCAGGTGGTGAACCAACTCAAGGAGCAGGAGCTGTTGCCATGCTAGTCACTGCAGATCCAAGCATCATGATTCTCAACAATGACAATGTCTGTCAAACCCGTGACATCATGGATTTTTGGCGTCCGAATTATGACAAATATCCTCGAGTTGACGGGAAATTCTCAACAGAACAATACACCGATTGTTTAACAACTACCTTTGACTATTATGTTGAGAAAACCGGTAAGAGCTTGGCAGATTTTGCTGCCATGTGCTTGCACATTCCCTTTTCAAAACAAGGATTGAAAGGGCTACAAGCTATCTGTCACCAGGATGAAGAAACCCTCAATCGCCTCACTGAGCGCTTCCATGAAGCAATTGTCTACAACAAAGTCGTAGGAAATATCTATACTGGATCTATTTTCTTATCTCTGCTATCGCTTTTGGAAAACAGCCAATCCCTAAAAACAGGTGATGCTATCCTCTTTTATAGCTATGGTAGTGGAGCCGTTTGTGAAATCTTCAGTGGAACTCTCGTCGAAGGTTATCGCAATCAACTATTGACAGATCGTCTTGATCAACTAAATGCTCGGAAACGTCTAGATGTCACAGAATATGAAGCTATTTTCTTTGAAGAAATTAAGCTAGACGAAGCGGGAAATGCAATTGATTTGCCACTTGACGACACGCCATTTGCCCTTCAAAATATTGAGCAACACAAACGCATTTATCGTAAAAATTAG
- a CDS encoding thiolase family protein produces the protein MTKVAIVSAYRSAIGSFGGSLKDIHIADLGAQVLKKAITEQPIPLEQINEVIIGNVLSSGHGQNIARQIALKTGLPETVSAYTVNKVCGSGLKSVLLAAQSILLGDNDIVVAGGIEIMSQAPYLSKQSRFGSKLGHLQFEDSLLTDGLTDAFSQEHMGITAENIAEKYGISREDQDRFALHSQEKAAAAIENGRFIDEIVPIQLQTRKGETIFAVDEYPRLSSLDKLASLRPSFKKEGTVTAANASGINDGCAMLVLMSDDKAKELGISPLAYIESYATSGLDPDYMGLGPISASQKALAKANKAIADIDLFELNEAFAAQSIPVIQELGIEPTKVNVNGGAIALGHPIGASGSRILVSLIHELQKRGEQLGLCSLCIGGGQGISLIISNAQKG, from the coding sequence ATGACAAAAGTTGCTATCGTATCTGCTTACCGCTCTGCCATTGGCAGTTTTGGAGGTAGCTTAAAAGATATTCATATTGCAGATTTGGGAGCCCAAGTCTTAAAAAAAGCCATCACTGAACAACCTATCCCCCTTGAACAAATTAACGAAGTCATTATTGGAAACGTCCTAAGTAGTGGACATGGTCAAAATATTGCCCGTCAAATCGCTTTGAAAACAGGACTTCCAGAAACCGTGTCAGCTTATACGGTTAATAAGGTCTGCGGATCAGGACTAAAATCAGTGCTTCTTGCGGCTCAATCTATTTTATTGGGTGACAATGACATCGTTGTCGCAGGTGGAATTGAAATCATGAGTCAAGCACCCTATCTCTCCAAACAGAGTCGCTTCGGCAGTAAACTTGGACATCTCCAGTTTGAGGATTCTCTTTTGACAGACGGTCTAACAGACGCCTTCAGTCAGGAGCACATGGGGATTACTGCTGAAAATATCGCTGAAAAATATGGCATCAGCCGTGAAGACCAAGATCGCTTTGCTCTACATAGCCAAGAAAAAGCTGCAGCGGCCATTGAAAATGGGCGATTCATTGACGAAATTGTACCAATTCAGCTGCAAACACGCAAAGGAGAAACGATCTTTGCAGTCGACGAATACCCTCGTCTCAGTTCTCTTGATAAACTGGCTAGCCTACGACCATCCTTCAAAAAAGAAGGCACCGTAACGGCTGCGAACGCCTCTGGTATCAATGATGGATGTGCTATGCTCGTCTTAATGTCTGACGATAAGGCTAAAGAGCTAGGTATCTCACCACTTGCTTACATTGAAAGCTATGCTACAAGTGGACTAGACCCTGATTATATGGGACTTGGTCCTATCTCAGCTAGTCAAAAAGCACTGGCTAAAGCAAACAAAGCAATAGCTGACATTGACCTATTTGAACTCAACGAAGCCTTTGCTGCCCAATCCATTCCTGTCATTCAGGAACTAGGAATAGAACCTACTAAGGTAAATGTCAATGGAGGTGCTATTGCCCTCGGTCATCCGATTGGAGCAAGTGGCAGTCGCATTCTCGTCAGCCTCATTCACGAATTACAAAAACGTGGTGAACAGTTGGGACTTTGTTCGCTCTGTATTGGAGGAGGACAAGGAATTTCCCTTATCATTTCAAATGCACAAAAAGGATAA
- a CDS encoding phosphoglycerate mutase, which yields MVKLVFARHGESEWNKANLFTGWADVDLSEKGTQQAIDAGKLIKEAGIEFDQAYTSVLKRAIKTTNLALEAADQLWVPVEKSWRLNERHYGGLTGKNKAEAAEQFGDEQVHIWRRSYDVLPPAMAKDDEYSAHTDRRYALLDDSVVPDAENLKVTLERALPFWEDKIAPALKSGQNVFVGAHGNSIRALVKHIKGLSDDAIMDVEIPNFPPLVFEFDEKLNVVAEYYLGK from the coding sequence ATGGTAAAATTAGTGTTTGCTCGCCACGGTGAGTCTGAATGGAACAAAGCTAACCTTTTCACAGGTTGGGCAGATGTTGACTTGTCTGAAAAAGGGACACAACAAGCGATCGACGCTGGTAAATTAATCAAAGAAGCTGGCATCGAATTTGACCAAGCCTACACTTCAGTCTTGAAACGTGCGATTAAAACAACCAACCTTGCTCTTGAAGCAGCAGACCAATTGTGGGTTCCAGTTGAAAAATCATGGCGTTTGAACGAGCGTCACTACGGTGGTTTGACTGGTAAAAACAAAGCAGAAGCAGCTGAACAATTTGGTGATGAGCAAGTGCACATCTGGCGTCGTTCTTACGATGTATTGCCTCCAGCAATGGCAAAAGACGATGAGTATTCAGCACATACTGACCGTCGTTACGCCTTGCTTGACGATTCAGTTGTTCCAGATGCTGAAAACTTGAAAGTAACGCTTGAGCGTGCTCTTCCATTCTGGGAAGATAAAATTGCACCAGCTCTTAAATCAGGTCAAAACGTATTTGTTGGAGCACACGGGAACTCAATCCGCGCTCTTGTGAAACATATCAAAGGTTTGTCAGACGATGCAATCATGGATGTGGAAATTCCAAACTTCCCACCACTTGTATTTGAATTTGACGAAAAATTAAACGTAGTAGCTGAATACTACCTTGGAAAATAA
- the gloA gene encoding lactoylglutathione lyase has product MASKKMLHACLRVENLEASQEFYEKAFGFKETRRKDYPEHKFTLVYLALPGDEFEIELTYNYDHGPYVVGDGFSHLALSSDDLEGDNAKHKALGYPTTDLSGLPGNPGRYYFVTDPDGYRVEVIRAD; this is encoded by the coding sequence ATGGCAAGTAAAAAAATGTTGCACGCTTGTTTGCGTGTTGAAAATTTAGAAGCGTCTCAAGAATTTTATGAAAAAGCCTTTGGTTTTAAGGAAACACGCCGTAAAGATTATCCGGAACATAAGTTTACCTTGGTGTATTTGGCGCTTCCAGGAGATGAATTTGAGATTGAACTGACCTACAATTATGATCACGGTCCTTATGTGGTTGGGGATGGTTTTTCACATTTAGCACTTTCTTCGGATGATTTAGAAGGAGATAATGCAAAGCACAAAGCGTTAGGCTATCCAACAACTGATTTATCAGGTTTGCCAGGTAATCCGGGACGGTACTATTTTGTAACAGACCCAGACGGTTATCGGGTAGAAGTTATTCGCGCAGATTAG
- a CDS encoding polysaccharide deacetylase family protein: MKKGMILIVVNLVLLGLVAMLGMKAFTYFQDQKIARFISEKQTTILNKQDYVIQSGNIDTTHVEAGIPKDSNGQVNAVFKEKIEAYVAEKVGTKKPSGKIKELFFVSVKDVNTNFSGVEAKQIQSERYHVHTFSISSAESETGGTVLVTKDNQPFTLETFVADSQSLKAAFSAQLKSDLAAKQLAEADIEKMVAQFEASNLANYPFVYQQSQLIIDLPEKEFQVKQLALPIATIFGIVKEEFLASEDQQAYATYQAEEEAKKHQKRIALTFDDGPSAITTPQVLDILKKYKAKATFFVLGQNIAGNEELLKRIVAEGHEVASHTWDHADLRTLSGDQVKQEMDQTREAIQKVIGQEPKMMRPPYGSVNQAVMSVMQLPVIYWSVDSKDWQSRNATSILGEVKACTYPGSIILMHDIHQPTVDSLTSVLEFLLGEGYEPVTVSELLGKNLNPQLIYYDQQSSRPGE; this comes from the coding sequence ATGAAGAAAGGAATGATTTTGATTGTTGTAAATCTAGTCCTATTGGGGCTTGTCGCTATGTTAGGTATGAAGGCTTTTACCTATTTTCAAGACCAAAAGATAGCTCGATTTATTTCAGAAAAACAAACAACAATCCTAAATAAGCAAGATTATGTTATTCAGTCTGGAAATATTGACACTACGCATGTAGAAGCAGGTATTCCTAAAGATAGCAATGGACAAGTAAATGCTGTCTTCAAAGAGAAAATAGAAGCTTATGTGGCTGAAAAAGTTGGGACAAAGAAGCCTAGTGGAAAAATTAAGGAACTCTTTTTTGTATCCGTTAAAGATGTTAACACGAATTTTTCAGGTGTAGAAGCTAAACAGATTCAGTCAGAGCGCTATCATGTTCATACTTTTTCGATTTCATCAGCAGAAAGTGAAACAGGAGGAACAGTACTAGTAACCAAGGACAATCAGCCCTTTACTTTAGAGACATTTGTGGCAGATAGTCAATCTTTGAAGGCAGCCTTTAGTGCGCAGTTGAAGTCTGATTTGGCAGCCAAGCAGTTAGCGGAAGCAGATATCGAAAAAATGGTTGCTCAATTTGAAGCAAGCAATCTAGCGAACTATCCATTTGTCTACCAGCAAAGTCAATTAATAATTGATCTTCCTGAAAAGGAATTTCAGGTTAAGCAATTAGCTTTACCAATTGCAACGATTTTTGGAATTGTGAAGGAAGAATTCTTAGCAAGTGAAGATCAGCAAGCTTATGCGACGTATCAGGCTGAAGAAGAGGCTAAAAAACATCAGAAACGGATTGCCCTGACATTTGATGATGGACCAAGCGCAATTACGACACCACAGGTTCTTGACATTTTAAAGAAATACAAGGCAAAAGCAACCTTCTTTGTTCTTGGACAAAATATCGCAGGCAATGAAGAGCTTTTAAAACGAATTGTTGCGGAAGGCCACGAAGTGGCGAGTCATACGTGGGATCATGCTGACCTTCGAACCTTATCGGGGGACCAAGTTAAGCAAGAGATGGATCAGACAAGAGAGGCTATTCAAAAGGTTATTGGTCAAGAGCCGAAGATGATGCGCCCACCATATGGATCAGTAAACCAAGCTGTTATGTCGGTGATGCAGTTGCCGGTTATTTACTGGTCCGTTGATTCAAAAGACTGGCAGAGCCGCAATGCTACGTCTATCCTAGGTGAAGTGAAAGCCTGTACCTATCCAGGTAGCATTATCTTGATGCATGACATTCATCAACCAACGGTTGACTCGCTCACATCTGTTTTGGAATTTCTCTTAGGAGAAGGTTACGAACCCGTAACGGTTAGTGAACTACTCGGAAAAAATCTGAATCCACAGTTGATTTACTATGATCAACAGTCATCTCGGCCTGGAGAATAG
- a CDS encoding DEAD/DEAH box helicase, which yields MKTTLPASWQHQLEHLGFTSFTAIQEQLFEPIRSGETVLGISPTGTGKTLAYLLPSLLNIQPKKAQQLLILAPNTELAGQIFDVCKTWADLLGLQSQLFLSGSSQKRQIERLKKGPEILIGTPGRIVELIKLKKIKMMNVNTIVLDEFDQLLSDSQYPFVDKICRYAPRNHQLIYMSATNKVDVDKLAPNTCTIAIDNLELTNIQHFYLQVEKREKVELLRKLAHVEDFRGLVFFNSLSDLGSAEEKLQYRGIEAVSLASDVNVKFRKVILEKFKDHALTLLLATDLVARGIDIDTLECVVNYEVPRDQETYTHRAGRTGRMGQDGFVITLISHPEELKALKKYASVQEIFLKNQRLYVDK from the coding sequence ATGAAAACGACACTTCCTGCTAGTTGGCAACATCAACTGGAACACCTTGGCTTTACGAGCTTTACTGCAATTCAAGAGCAGCTCTTTGAACCCATTAGAAGCGGAGAGACAGTTCTTGGTATTAGCCCAACTGGGACTGGTAAGACCTTGGCCTACTTGCTACCTAGCCTCTTGAATATTCAGCCTAAAAAAGCCCAACAATTACTCATTTTAGCTCCCAATACAGAGCTAGCCGGTCAAATTTTTGATGTTTGTAAGACCTGGGCTGATCTCTTAGGACTCCAAAGTCAACTCTTCTTATCTGGTTCTAGCCAAAAACGGCAAATCGAACGTTTGAAAAAAGGTCCTGAAATTCTTATTGGAACTCCCGGTCGCATCGTTGAACTCATCAAATTGAAAAAAATCAAGATGATGAATGTCAATACCATTGTACTAGACGAATTTGACCAGTTGCTCAGCGATTCTCAATATCCTTTTGTAGATAAAATTTGTCGCTATGCGCCACGCAATCACCAGTTGATTTACATGAGTGCAACGAATAAGGTCGATGTGGACAAATTAGCTCCCAATACCTGCACCATTGCAATCGACAATCTGGAATTAACCAATATCCAGCATTTCTATCTTCAAGTAGAAAAGCGAGAAAAAGTCGAATTACTACGCAAACTTGCCCATGTAGAAGATTTCCGTGGTCTTGTCTTTTTCAATTCCTTATCTGATCTTGGAAGCGCTGAGGAAAAATTGCAATACCGTGGTATCGAAGCCGTTTCTCTCGCTAGTGATGTCAATGTCAAGTTTCGCAAGGTTATTTTGGAAAAATTTAAAGACCATGCCCTCACGCTGCTTCTTGCAACCGATTTGGTAGCACGAGGAATCGATATTGATACCCTTGAATGCGTTGTGAATTACGAAGTTCCGCGCGACCAAGAAACCTATACCCACCGTGCGGGACGAACTGGCCGTATGGGACAGGACGGTTTTGTCATCACCCTTATCAGCCATCCAGAAGAACTCAAAGCGCTCAAAAAATATGCCTCGGTACAAGAAATCTTTCTCAAAAATCAACGCTTATATGTAGATAAGTAG
- a CDS encoding Gfo/Idh/MocA family protein, with amino-acid sequence MLQLGIIGTGAIAHHFVAAAHQTKHYQLAAVYSRTMENARAFAGRYDTDIQLYTDMAEFLASRIDILYIASPNSLHYGQAKAALLAGKHVIIEKPAVTRPEEWADLVALAKEKQVFVFEAARNYHEQAFATISDFLADKEIWGVHFSYAKYSSKMPDLLDGKTPNVFSSQFAGGALMDLGIYPVYASIRLFGAPISARYTAQQLPNTVDLNGSGQLMYPNFQVTIQTGKNIHSSLPAEIYTNQGTLVLDTIEHISSAIFHPLKGEPETLAITQAPHTMLEEARQFATMIEQPQPELYENWLAAAQAVHTTLYRMRQDAQIHFEGEPHENDTSC; translated from the coding sequence ATGTTACAACTCGGTATTATCGGAACAGGAGCTATTGCCCATCATTTTGTCGCAGCAGCTCATCAGACAAAACACTATCAACTAGCAGCTGTCTATTCACGGACTATGGAAAATGCAAGAGCATTTGCAGGTCGCTATGACACAGATATTCAGCTTTACACAGATATGGCAGAATTTCTCGCAAGTAGAATCGATATCCTTTATATTGCTAGTCCCAACTCCCTCCACTACGGGCAAGCCAAAGCGGCCCTTCTTGCTGGCAAGCACGTCATCATTGAAAAACCTGCTGTCACTCGACCAGAAGAATGGGCTGACTTGGTAGCACTCGCTAAAGAAAAGCAGGTCTTTGTTTTTGAAGCAGCTCGCAATTACCACGAACAGGCTTTTGCCACCATCTCTGACTTTTTAGCGGATAAGGAGATCTGGGGAGTTCATTTTAGCTATGCCAAATATTCGTCCAAAATGCCTGATCTCTTAGACGGAAAAACGCCAAATGTCTTTTCTAGTCAATTTGCAGGTGGTGCTCTCATGGACTTAGGGATTTATCCAGTTTATGCTAGTATCCGTCTCTTTGGTGCACCCATTTCTGCTCGCTATACCGCGCAACAATTGCCAAATACGGTGGACTTAAATGGTTCTGGACAGCTTATGTATCCAAACTTCCAAGTAACCATTCAGACAGGAAAAAATATCCATAGTTCACTTCCTGCTGAAATATATACCAATCAAGGTACACTCGTCTTAGACACGATTGAACATATCAGCTCTGCTATTTTCCACCCACTAAAAGGAGAACCTGAGACACTTGCCATCACGCAAGCTCCCCACACTATGCTAGAAGAAGCAAGGCAATTCGCAACCATGATTGAGCAGCCTCAACCAGAACTCTATGAGAATTGGTTAGCCGCAGCACAAGCCGTCCACACTACTCTGTACCGTATGCGGCAAGACGCCCAGATCCATTTTGAAGGAGAACCACATGAAAACGACACTTCCTGCTAG
- the udk gene encoding uridine kinase has product MAQKPIMIGVTGGSGGGKTSVSRAILDNFPNARISMIEHDSYYKNQSHLTFEERILTNYDHPFAFDTDLMIYHLSELLAGRAVDIPIYDYTQHTRSDKTYHQEPQDVFIVEGILVLEDKRLRDLMDIKIFVDTDDDVRIIRRIKRDMEERGRSLDSIITQYLDVVKPMYHQFIEPTKRYADIVIPEGVSNVVAIDLINTKVESILRSRG; this is encoded by the coding sequence ATGGCACAAAAACCGATTATGATTGGCGTAACAGGTGGTTCTGGTGGTGGAAAGACAAGCGTATCACGCGCAATCCTAGATAACTTTCCCAACGCTCGTATTTCGATGATCGAGCACGATTCCTATTATAAAAATCAATCGCACTTGACTTTTGAAGAGCGAATTTTAACCAACTATGACCACCCATTTGCCTTTGATACGGATTTAATGATTTATCACTTGAGTGAATTGCTGGCTGGACGGGCAGTCGATATTCCAATCTATGACTATACTCAACACACTCGCTCAGACAAGACCTATCACCAAGAACCCCAAGATGTCTTTATTGTGGAGGGGATTCTTGTCTTAGAAGACAAACGCCTACGTGATTTAATGGATATTAAGATTTTTGTGGATACGGATGATGATGTACGGATTATCCGCCGAATCAAACGGGATATGGAAGAACGTGGGCGCAGTCTTGATAGTATCATTACCCAGTATCTGGACGTGGTAAAACCCATGTATCATCAATTTATTGAACCAACCAAGCGTTATGCAGATATTGTCATTCCAGAAGGGGTATCCAATGTCGTTGCTATTGACTTGATTAATACCAAGGTAGAAAGCATTTTGCGCAGTCGTGGTTAA
- a CDS encoding 2-isopropylmalate synthase: MRKVEFLDTSLRDGEQTPGVNFSIKEKIAIAKQLEKWGVSAIEAGFPAASPDSFTAVKEIARAMKTTAVTGLARLVKSDIDACYEALKEAKYPQIHVFIATSPIHREFKLKKTKEEILATITEYVSYARSKFEIVEFSPEDGTRTELDFLLEVVQTAVDAGATYINIPDTVGFTTPEEYGQIFQYLIEQVKADREIVFSPHCHDDLGMAVANSLSAIKHGAGRVEGTINGIGERAGNAALEEVAVALNIRADYYQVETNIVLNETINTSEMVSRFSGIAIPKNKAVVGGNAFSHESGIHQDGVLKNPLTYEIITPELVGVKSNSLPLGKLSGRHAFVEKLKELALDFDEAEINELFAKFKALADKKQEITDADIRALIAGVTVENPEGFHFDDLTLAVEGDSMVATVRLVNEDQEEVECQATGKGSVEAIFNAIDDFFHQEVKLLSYNIEAVTDGIDSQARVLVTVENQATETIFNASGLDFDVLKASAIAYIHANIFVQKENEGSIGQSVSYRDMLE; the protein is encoded by the coding sequence ATGCGTAAGGTTGAATTTCTTGATACCAGTCTTCGTGACGGAGAGCAAACACCAGGAGTGAATTTTTCAATTAAAGAAAAGATTGCCATTGCTAAGCAATTGGAAAAATGGGGAGTTTCAGCAATTGAAGCAGGTTTTCCTGCGGCTAGTCCAGATTCGTTTACAGCGGTGAAAGAGATTGCAAGAGCGATGAAAACAACTGCCGTTACTGGTCTTGCTCGTCTAGTTAAGTCGGATATTGATGCCTGTTATGAAGCGCTCAAAGAAGCGAAATATCCGCAGATTCATGTCTTTATTGCAACCAGTCCTATTCACCGAGAATTCAAGCTGAAAAAGACCAAGGAAGAAATTCTTGCGACCATTACAGAGTATGTCAGCTATGCACGTTCCAAATTCGAGATTGTCGAGTTCTCACCAGAGGACGGAACACGGACGGAATTGGATTTTCTATTGGAAGTGGTTCAGACAGCGGTGGATGCAGGGGCGACCTACATTAACATTCCAGATACAGTTGGTTTCACAACACCAGAAGAATATGGTCAGATTTTCCAGTATCTTATTGAACAGGTTAAAGCGGATCGTGAGATTGTTTTCAGCCCTCATTGCCATGATGATTTGGGAATGGCGGTGGCAAATAGCCTATCTGCTATTAAACATGGAGCTGGTCGTGTGGAGGGTACGATTAATGGTATTGGTGAGCGGGCAGGAAATGCAGCCTTGGAGGAAGTAGCCGTTGCGCTCAATATTCGTGCGGATTATTATCAGGTGGAAACGAATATTGTTCTGAATGAAACGATTAACACATCAGAAATGGTATCTCGTTTTTCTGGAATTGCCATTCCTAAAAATAAGGCTGTGGTTGGTGGAAATGCCTTCTCACATGAGTCTGGTATTCACCAAGACGGTGTACTAAAAAATCCATTGACCTATGAGATTATTACACCAGAATTGGTCGGGGTCAAGAGTAATAGCTTGCCACTTGGAAAACTTTCAGGTCGTCATGCCTTTGTCGAGAAACTAAAAGAATTGGCCCTTGATTTTGATGAGGCAGAAATCAATGAATTGTTTGCGAAATTTAAAGCTTTGGCCGATAAGAAACAAGAAATTACAGATGCAGACATTCGTGCCTTGATTGCAGGCGTTACGGTAGAAAATCCAGAAGGATTCCATTTTGATGACTTGACACTTGCTGTAGAGGGTGATAGTATGGTGGCAACTGTTCGCCTTGTCAACGAAGACCAAGAAGAGGTAGAATGCCAAGCAACTGGTAAGGGAAGTGTCGAAGCCATTTTCAATGCGATTGATGACTTCTTCCACCAAGAGGTCAAGCTCTTGTCTTATAATATTGAGGCCGTGACAGACGGCATTGACTCGCAGGCGCGTGTTTTAGTGACGGTAGAAAATCAAGCAACAGAAACGATTTTCAATGCCTCAGGACTGGACTTTGACGTTTTGAAAGCGAGTGCCATTGCTTATATCCATGCCAACATCTTTGTCCAAAAAGAAAATGAAGGCAGTATTGGACAAAGTGTTTCTTATCGCGATATGCTAGAGTAG
- the leuB gene encoding 3-isopropylmalate dehydrogenase encodes MKKTIVALAGDGIGPEIMQAGLQVLDAVKAHLSFDYDIIEKNFGGAGIDAEGHPLPSATLEACQKADAVLLAAIGSPQYDQAPIRPEQGLLLLRKKLGLYANIRPVTIWPALKHLSPLKEERIADVDFVVVRELTGGIYFGEHRLEEEMARDVNEYHVVEIERIMRQAFELAQTRKKKVTSIDKQNVLATSKLWRQVADRVAKDYPEVILEHQLVDSVAMLMITNPARFDVLVTENLFGDILSDEASVLSGTLGVMPSASHGTGTSLYEPIHGSAPDIAGMGIANPVSMILSVAMMLRESFGEELVARKIEEAVGASFAAGIVTKDLGGNASTFEVVEAIIKHL; translated from the coding sequence ATGAAAAAAACAATCGTTGCCCTAGCTGGAGACGGTATTGGGCCTGAAATTATGCAGGCAGGATTGCAGGTGCTTGATGCGGTGAAAGCTCACCTTTCTTTTGACTATGACATTATTGAGAAAAACTTCGGTGGTGCAGGAATCGATGCAGAAGGACATCCGCTTCCCTCAGCTACTTTAGAGGCTTGCCAGAAGGCAGATGCAGTCCTCCTTGCTGCAATTGGAAGTCCCCAGTACGATCAGGCTCCTATTCGACCAGAACAGGGCTTGCTCTTGTTGCGCAAGAAACTCGGTTTATATGCCAATATCCGTCCGGTGACGATTTGGCCTGCTCTGAAGCACTTATCACCCTTAAAGGAAGAACGGATTGCAGATGTGGATTTCGTTGTGGTTCGTGAGTTGACTGGAGGAATTTATTTTGGGGAGCACAGGCTTGAAGAGGAAATGGCACGTGATGTCAATGAGTACCATGTTGTGGAAATTGAGCGAATCATGCGTCAGGCCTTTGAATTAGCCCAAACGAGAAAGAAAAAAGTAACCAGCATTGACAAACAAAATGTTCTTGCAACCTCAAAATTATGGCGACAAGTCGCAGATAGGGTTGCCAAAGACTACCCTGAGGTCATCTTGGAACACCAATTGGTTGATAGTGTAGCCATGCTTATGATTACCAATCCCGCTCGCTTTGATGTGCTCGTGACGGAAAATCTCTTTGGAGATATTTTATCAGATGAAGCAAGTGTCTTATCAGGCACTCTTGGGGTGATGCCGTCAGCCAGTCATGGGACAGGGACTAGTCTTTATGAGCCAATTCATGGCTCTGCTCCTGACATTGCAGGAATGGGCATTGCCAATCCCGTCAGCATGATTTTATCGGTGGCTATGATGTTACGTGAGAGTTTTGGAGAAGAGCTTGTCGCAAGAAAAATAGAAGAAGCAGTTGGAGCCAGCTTTGCAGCAGGTATTGTGACCAAAGATTTAGGAGGAAATGCTTCTACTTTTGAAGTGGTAGAAGCAATCATTAAACATTTATGA
- a CDS encoding DUF1294 domain-containing protein: MTGKQIISMTLMVWNLVVFVTYGIDKKKAEHQAYRISEKTLLGMSILGGGLGAWAGGTRFRHKTKKWYFQLAWLLGLIIDGVLIYWIGR; this comes from the coding sequence ATGACAGGAAAACAAATTATTAGTATGACCCTCATGGTCTGGAATTTAGTCGTCTTTGTGACGTATGGAATAGATAAGAAAAAGGCAGAACACCAAGCTTATCGGATTTCCGAAAAGACCTTATTGGGGATGAGTATCTTGGGTGGTGGACTAGGAGCTTGGGCAGGTGGAACTCGTTTTCGCCACAAGACGAAAAAATGGTATTTCCAATTAGCTTGGCTACTGGGTCTTATCATAGACGGAGTGTTGATTTACTGGATTGGGAGGTAG